The following proteins are co-located in the Microvirga ossetica genome:
- a CDS encoding VOC family protein, protein MPKLIFVNLPVADLPKSIAFYEALGAVKNEQFTDHTAACMVFSETIHAMLLTHEKFRQFTPKAIADAKKTSEVLICLSADSRDEVDATLAKATSAGGKADPGPQQDYGFMYGRSFEDPDGHIWEIMWMDLAAAQEAMGANTAA, encoded by the coding sequence ATGCCCAAGCTGATCTTCGTGAACCTGCCCGTTGCCGACCTTCCCAAGTCCATTGCCTTCTACGAGGCCTTGGGCGCCGTGAAGAACGAGCAGTTCACCGACCATACCGCCGCCTGCATGGTCTTCTCCGAGACCATCCATGCGATGCTTCTGACCCACGAGAAGTTCCGCCAGTTCACGCCCAAGGCGATCGCCGACGCGAAGAAGACGAGCGAAGTGCTGATCTGCCTCTCTGCCGACAGCCGCGACGAGGTCGACGCGACGCTCGCCAAGGCGACCTCTGCCGGCGGCAAGGCCGATCCGGGTCCGCAGCAGGATTACGGCTTCATGTATGGCCGCAGCTTCGAGGATCCCGACGGCCACATCTGGGAGATCATGTGGATGGATCTGGCGGCCGCGCAGGAGGCCATGGGCGCCAACACCGCTGCGTGA
- a CDS encoding winged helix-turn-helix transcriptional regulator: MPLEKITEPAEARTKRHYEDACAAAHALDLVGERWALLVMRELMLGPKRFSDLRESLPGISANVLTQRLESLEAAGVLLKRRLPPPAASQVYELTEWGYESEPIFQALGRWAARSPSHNPALPFSAASFFLSLRTMLDAERAKDVAGRIGFCLGEETFLAHLADGKIEIARGSIEEADLVLTGTPPVLAGAIYGGQPLEVLEQAGVLQVEGDRALAKTFTGLFPLPAKASLT, from the coding sequence ATGCCGTTAGAAAAAATAACTGAACCTGCTGAGGCCCGCACCAAGCGTCATTACGAGGACGCCTGCGCTGCGGCTCACGCCCTCGACCTCGTCGGCGAGCGCTGGGCGCTCCTGGTGATGCGCGAGCTGATGCTGGGCCCGAAGCGCTTCAGCGACCTGCGCGAGAGCCTTCCCGGGATCAGTGCCAATGTCCTCACCCAGCGCCTCGAGAGCCTGGAAGCGGCCGGCGTTCTCCTCAAGCGCCGGCTGCCGCCGCCGGCGGCCTCGCAGGTCTACGAGCTGACCGAGTGGGGCTATGAGAGCGAGCCGATCTTCCAGGCTCTCGGACGCTGGGCCGCGCGCTCCCCGTCGCACAACCCGGCCCTGCCGTTCAGCGCCGCCTCGTTCTTTCTCTCGCTCAGGACGATGCTCGATGCGGAACGGGCGAAGGATGTTGCAGGAAGGATCGGCTTTTGCCTCGGCGAAGAAACATTCCTCGCGCATCTGGCCGACGGGAAAATCGAGATCGCACGCGGCTCCATCGAGGAAGCAGACTTGGTTCTCACCGGCACGCCGCCGGTTCTCGCCGGCGCGATCTATGGCGGCCAGCCGCTCGAGGTGCTGGAACAGGCCGGCGTGCTCCAGGTCGAGGGCGACCGGGCGTTGGCGAAAACGTTCACCGGTCTGTTTCCGCTTCCCGCTAAAGCCTCCCTCACCTGA
- a CDS encoding dienelactone hydrolase family protein, with the protein MTIRTEDGNAKAGLFHPGAKPTATAPGVILYMDAFGPRPALDAMAERLAGEGYLVLVPDLFYRFGDYGPFDARTAFAEEPSRSALRSMIDGTSQDMTRRDSGAFIAALTEAGATGRIGTVGYCMGGSRAIRAAAAYPDRIAAAASFHGGRLASDAPDSPHRHVATIKGRVYVGSAGVDGSFPPEQSALLAEALRRAEIDHIIENYVGMAHGWAVPDHSVYDERGAERHWTRLLTFFDETLR; encoded by the coding sequence ATGACCATTCGGACGGAGGACGGAAACGCCAAGGCGGGGCTGTTCCACCCAGGCGCGAAACCGACGGCAACCGCGCCCGGCGTCATCCTCTACATGGATGCCTTCGGGCCGCGCCCTGCCCTCGATGCCATGGCCGAGCGTCTTGCCGGCGAGGGTTATCTCGTCCTGGTTCCCGATCTCTTCTACCGCTTCGGCGATTACGGCCCCTTCGATGCCAGGACGGCTTTTGCCGAAGAGCCCAGCCGCAGCGCATTGCGGAGCATGATCGACGGCACGAGCCAGGACATGACCCGGCGCGATTCGGGCGCCTTCATCGCTGCCCTAACGGAGGCGGGCGCAACCGGGCGCATCGGCACGGTCGGCTATTGCATGGGCGGCAGCCGCGCCATCCGTGCGGCGGCGGCCTATCCCGACCGCATCGCCGCCGCGGCGAGCTTCCATGGCGGTCGCCTCGCCAGCGATGCGCCGGACAGCCCCCATCGTCACGTGGCGACGATCAAGGGGCGCGTCTATGTCGGCAGCGCGGGCGTCGATGGCAGCTTCCCGCCCGAGCAGTCCGCCCTGCTGGCGGAGGCCCTGCGCCGGGCCGAGATCGATCACATCATCGAAAACTATGTCGGTATGGCCCATGGCTGGGCCGTCCCCGACCACAGCGTCTACGACGAGCGCGGCGCCGAGCGGCACTGGACGCGCCTGCTCACCTTCTTCGACGAGACGCTGCGCTGA
- a CDS encoding HNH endonuclease, with the protein MKAAHRIKLFEDIYTRDEGRCVYCCKPARRPGRGVKRAPDLATLDHVVPKSTGGPLARDNLVLACSACNNERGTMDAETFRALKAVRRDG; encoded by the coding sequence ATGAAGGCAGCGCATCGCATCAAGCTCTTCGAGGATATCTATACCCGCGACGAGGGGCGCTGCGTCTATTGCTGCAAGCCCGCGCGCCGTCCGGGACGGGGCGTGAAACGCGCGCCCGACCTCGCGACCCTCGATCATGTGGTTCCCAAGTCCACCGGAGGCCCGCTCGCGCGAGACAACCTCGTGCTCGCCTGCTCCGCCTGCAACAACGAGCGGGGCACCATGGATGCCGAGACCTTCCGGGCGCTGAAGGCGGTGCGACGGGACGGGTGA
- a CDS encoding MipA/OmpV family protein has protein sequence MRAAPSLALLAALTTGATAAQAADLFSPEPIQSSQGWIVTVKGNVRVGPSYPGSDEYGFIGYPSLSFRRPGTVERYSAPDDGLSFSFLDESVLRIGVVGRFQGGRYLQDNRELYGLAKVDWAIEPGVFVEYWPLDFLRARAEIRRGFNGHEGFVADFGLDAVQRFGAFTVSIGPRLALGDSEFTQTYFGVTPAEAALNGQVTPYDPSGGITSVGATGALTYTWSPEWSTTAFVTYKRLVGDAADSPIVKQFGSENQYGFGLTASYSFAYTP, from the coding sequence ATGCGCGCTGCCCCATCCCTTGCCCTCCTCGCCGCCCTCACGACCGGTGCCACCGCAGCTCAGGCGGCCGATCTCTTCTCCCCTGAGCCGATTCAATCCTCCCAGGGCTGGATCGTCACCGTAAAGGGCAATGTGAGGGTCGGGCCGTCCTATCCGGGCTCGGACGAATACGGCTTCATCGGCTATCCCTCGCTCAGCTTCCGCCGCCCCGGTACGGTCGAGCGCTACAGCGCCCCCGATGACGGCCTGAGCTTCTCGTTCCTGGATGAATCCGTGCTCCGCATCGGCGTCGTCGGCCGCTTCCAGGGCGGTCGCTACCTGCAGGACAATCGAGAGCTTTACGGCCTGGCGAAGGTCGACTGGGCGATCGAGCCCGGTGTCTTCGTGGAATATTGGCCCCTGGATTTCCTGCGCGCCCGCGCCGAGATCCGGCGCGGCTTCAACGGGCATGAGGGCTTCGTCGCCGATTTCGGCCTCGACGCCGTCCAGAGGTTCGGCGCCTTCACGGTTTCGATCGGTCCCCGGCTAGCGCTCGGCGACAGCGAGTTCACCCAGACCTATTTCGGCGTGACGCCCGCCGAGGCGGCGCTGAACGGCCAGGTGACGCCTTACGACCCCTCGGGCGGCATCACATCGGTCGGCGCGACGGGCGCTCTCACCTACACCTGGTCTCCGGAATGGTCGACGACCGCCTTCGTGACCTACAAGCGCCTCGTGGGCGACGCCGCCGACAGCCCGATCGTCAAGCAATTTGGCTCGGAGAACCAGTACGGCTTCGGCCTGACCGCCTCCTATTCCTTCGCCTACACGCCCTAA
- a CDS encoding 6-carboxytetrahydropterin synthase, producing MKTYCEFTFDAAHSVAPYSGLHGHTFIVKLTFGGAVDEVYGWPVNLYDVENYIKEIKGEHGSGLDHGNLDLNPAIGVASLENVTKYVWKLVKERFPGLEEVELKRGMAGSQEGCIYRGEEAARAGSLAA from the coding sequence ATGAAGACATATTGCGAGTTCACGTTCGATGCGGCGCATTCGGTGGCTCCCTATTCCGGGCTGCACGGACATACCTTCATCGTGAAGCTGACCTTCGGCGGAGCCGTCGATGAGGTTTATGGCTGGCCGGTCAACCTCTACGACGTCGAAAACTACATCAAGGAAATCAAGGGCGAGCATGGATCGGGCCTGGATCACGGGAACCTCGATCTCAACCCCGCGATCGGCGTCGCCTCGCTCGAGAACGTCACCAAATACGTCTGGAAGCTGGTGAAGGAGCGCTTCCCGGGGCTGGAGGAGGTCGAGCTCAAGCGCGGCATGGCCGGCTCGCAGGAAGGCTGCATCTACCGCGGTGAGGAAGCGGCCCGGGCCGGCAGCCTCGCGGCCTGA
- the catB gene encoding type B chloramphenicol O-acetyltransferase: MTNFFESPLQGIPLSEQVTNPHIKVGRYSYYSGYYHGHSFDDCALYLLADEPEVDKLIIGSFCSIATGVTFMMHGNQGHRRDWASTFPFFYMNGDGAFGNPQDPFVPAGDTVVGNDVWIGAEAMIMPGITIGHGAIIGSRAVVTRDVEPYTIAAGNPAKPIRKRFSEVEIAMLLEMAWWDWPVEQIKDAMPLLCASDIAGLHRFWREREVRMPDTI; this comes from the coding sequence ATGACGAATTTCTTCGAAAGCCCTTTGCAGGGGATCCCCCTGTCGGAGCAGGTGACCAATCCGCATATCAAGGTCGGACGGTACAGCTATTATTCCGGCTATTACCACGGCCATTCCTTCGACGACTGCGCCCTCTACCTGCTGGCCGACGAGCCGGAGGTCGACAAGCTGATCATCGGCAGCTTCTGCTCCATCGCGACGGGCGTCACCTTCATGATGCACGGCAATCAGGGCCATCGGCGCGACTGGGCCTCCACCTTCCCGTTCTTCTACATGAACGGGGACGGCGCGTTCGGGAATCCGCAGGATCCGTTCGTTCCCGCCGGCGACACGGTGGTCGGCAACGATGTCTGGATCGGCGCCGAGGCGATGATCATGCCGGGCATTACGATCGGCCATGGCGCCATCATCGGAAGCCGGGCGGTGGTGACCCGCGATGTGGAACCCTACACCATCGCTGCCGGAAATCCGGCGAAGCCGATCCGCAAGCGCTTCTCCGAAGTGGAGATCGCCATGCTGCTCGAGATGGCTTGGTGGGACTGGCCCGTCGAGCAGATCAAGGATGCAATGCCGCTTCTCTGCGCGTCCGATATTGCCGGGCTCCATCGCTTCTGGCGCGAGCGGGAGGTGCGGATGCCAGACACCATATGA
- a CDS encoding putative bifunctional diguanylate cyclase/phosphodiesterase, producing MSLRTFKTVIAIVIGGFMVAGAYISVLVVERQGALRQISAYNPAWEASQAASEFIRLEHRLAQVERPDSGVDKDEVELRYDILAGRVHMLNEGDFHELLRRDPEHQVTLRGLEKALTSIEPLIKELDRPGTVRKIMEVLQPFEGSLSQIASTALMYGSEVIRRDQQELIRLHWVFSAIAASLILIGIVLIALLNRHNRLLGRAHQELHVLAHQDALTGLPNRVVLREKLEQALAGMRPQGRTVSVSYLDLDHFKDVNDSFGHETGDELLKAVADRLRACIPPGEGQVRNLISRFGGDEFAILQTGIRRPEESAALASRVVQALQEPFSVNGQEIFIGTSIGIALAQRHMNSSQILKNADMALYHAKADGRGTFRFFEPEMDAQLQARRVLEVDLRKAIGNGEFELFYQPQINIEANEIGGFEALLRWHHPERGLVPPAEFIPVIEDTGLISPLGDWIIEEACREAASWPRDINVAVNLSPIQFRNRGLVQSVTRALAVSGLAPHRLELEITESVLLQDSETTVSTLHQLRRLGVRIAMDDFGTGYSSLSYLRSFPFDKIKIDQSFVREMSQRTDCLAIVQSVASLGASLGMPTVAEGIETEDQLRQIQAAGCTDAQGYYFGRPKPARELVHTLAALKHKAKVA from the coding sequence TTGTCGCTGCGCACGTTCAAAACGGTCATTGCCATCGTGATTGGCGGCTTCATGGTCGCCGGCGCCTATATTTCGGTGCTGGTGGTCGAACGCCAGGGTGCGCTGCGGCAGATCTCCGCCTATAACCCCGCCTGGGAGGCCAGTCAGGCGGCATCCGAATTCATTCGCCTCGAGCATCGGCTTGCGCAGGTCGAGCGGCCGGACAGCGGCGTCGACAAGGATGAGGTCGAGCTGCGCTACGACATCCTCGCCGGGCGTGTGCACATGCTCAACGAGGGCGATTTCCACGAGCTGCTCCGGCGCGATCCCGAACATCAGGTCACCCTCCGCGGGCTGGAAAAGGCCCTCACCTCCATCGAGCCGCTGATCAAGGAGCTGGACCGTCCCGGCACCGTCAGGAAGATCATGGAGGTCCTGCAGCCGTTCGAGGGCAGCCTGTCGCAGATCGCGTCGACGGCGCTCATGTATGGCTCGGAGGTGATCCGCAGGGATCAGCAGGAACTCATTCGCCTGCACTGGGTCTTCTCCGCCATCGCCGCCAGCCTGATCCTCATCGGAATTGTGCTGATCGCGCTTCTCAACCGCCACAACCGCCTGCTCGGGCGCGCCCACCAGGAACTGCACGTCCTAGCCCACCAGGATGCGCTTACCGGCCTTCCCAACCGGGTGGTGCTGCGCGAAAAGCTGGAACAGGCCCTCGCAGGGATGAGGCCGCAGGGCCGCACCGTCTCCGTTTCCTATCTCGATCTCGATCACTTCAAGGACGTGAACGATTCTTTCGGCCACGAAACCGGCGACGAATTGCTCAAGGCGGTGGCCGACCGGCTGCGCGCCTGCATTCCCCCCGGGGAGGGCCAGGTTCGCAACCTGATCTCCCGGTTCGGCGGCGACGAATTCGCCATCCTGCAGACCGGGATCCGCAGGCCGGAGGAGAGCGCCGCCCTGGCCTCGCGCGTCGTTCAAGCCCTGCAGGAGCCGTTCAGCGTGAACGGCCAGGAGATTTTCATCGGCACGAGCATCGGCATCGCCCTGGCGCAGCGGCACATGAACTCGAGCCAGATCCTGAAGAATGCCGACATGGCGCTCTATCATGCGAAGGCGGACGGGCGCGGCACGTTCCGCTTCTTCGAGCCGGAGATGGATGCCCAGCTCCAGGCCCGCCGGGTGCTGGAAGTGGATCTGCGCAAGGCGATCGGCAACGGAGAGTTCGAGCTCTTCTACCAGCCCCAGATCAACATCGAGGCCAACGAGATCGGCGGCTTCGAGGCTCTTCTGCGCTGGCATCATCCCGAGCGCGGCCTGGTTCCGCCGGCGGAGTTTATCCCCGTCATCGAAGATACCGGCCTCATCTCGCCCCTGGGCGACTGGATCATCGAGGAGGCCTGCAGGGAAGCGGCCTCCTGGCCGCGGGACATCAACGTCGCCGTCAATCTCTCGCCGATCCAGTTCCGCAACCGCGGCCTCGTGCAAAGCGTCACCCGGGCTCTCGCGGTGTCGGGACTTGCGCCGCATCGGCTCGAGCTGGAGATCACCGAGTCGGTCCTTCTCCAGGACAGCGAAACCACCGTGTCCACGCTTCATCAGCTGCGCCGTCTCGGCGTGCGCATCGCCATGGACGATTTCGGAACCGGCTATTCGTCCCTGAGCTACCTGCGCAGCTTTCCGTTCGACAAGATCAAGATCGACCAGTCTTTCGTGCGGGAGATGTCCCAGCGCACCGACTGCCTGGCGATCGTGCAATCCGTCGCCAGTCTCGGCGCGAGCCTCGGCATGCCGACCGTGGCCGAAGGCATCGAGACGGAGGACCAGTTGCGCCAGATCCAGGCCGCAGGCTGCACCGACGCCCAGGGCTATTACTTCGGGCGGCCCAAGCCGGCGCGGGAGCTGGTTCACACGCTCGCCGCCCTCAAGCACAAGGCCAAGGTGGCCTAA
- a CDS encoding molybdopterin-dependent oxidoreductase — protein sequence MLGAKVKTGLMGALVAFVGIVGAAYAATLAAPTERPVLTITGKIGVTNKDNTAQFDRPMLESLGMVAVETTTPWHEGKVKFEGVPVDKLMKQVGATGDRVVVTALNDYTTEIPMEDFAKYKVILAIKRNGEYMPVRDKGPLFIIYPYDSDPELKSQTYYARSAWQVAKIDVR from the coding sequence ATGCTTGGGGCCAAGGTGAAAACAGGTCTGATGGGGGCGCTTGTCGCGTTCGTCGGAATCGTAGGTGCGGCTTACGCCGCGACGCTCGCCGCCCCGACGGAGCGGCCGGTCCTGACGATCACGGGCAAGATCGGCGTGACCAACAAGGACAACACGGCGCAGTTCGACCGCCCGATGTTGGAATCGCTCGGCATGGTGGCCGTCGAAACGACGACGCCCTGGCATGAAGGCAAGGTCAAGTTCGAAGGCGTTCCGGTCGACAAGCTGATGAAGCAGGTCGGCGCGACGGGCGACCGCGTCGTCGTGACGGCCCTGAACGATTACACCACCGAGATCCCGATGGAGGATTTCGCAAAGTACAAGGTGATCTTGGCAATCAAGCGCAACGGCGAATACATGCCTGTGCGCGACAAAGGTCCCCTGTTCATCATCTATCCCTATGACAGCGATCCCGAGCTGAAGAGCCAGACCTATTATGCCCGCTCGGCCTGGCAGGTTGCCAAGATCGATGTGAGATAG
- a CDS encoding ring-cleaving dioxygenase, giving the protein MKLTGIHHLTAVTANAPGNHAFYTQSLGLRLVKKTVNQDDVSAYHLFYADGKASPGTDITFFDWPVEREKRGTHNIAQTALRVNGETALKWWKDRFGSLNVRSDEIVERDGRLSLDFEDFEGQRLSLVDDGGKGEFHPWERSPVPVEHQIRGLGPIRISVPKLERTARVLTEAMDMRAAREYRIGDTPVHVFEMGEGGPAAELHVAVEPGLSPGRPGAGGVHHVAFRTPNEQTYQECWERLQSLKAPSSGPVDRYYFQSLYFREPNGILFEIATDGPGFATDEPMDKLGESLALPPFLEPRRAEIEAGLKPL; this is encoded by the coding sequence ATGAAGCTGACGGGAATTCACCATTTGACGGCCGTGACGGCCAATGCACCGGGCAACCACGCCTTCTACACGCAGTCCCTAGGGTTGCGCCTCGTCAAGAAGACGGTGAACCAGGACGACGTGAGCGCCTATCACCTGTTCTATGCGGACGGAAAGGCCTCGCCCGGCACCGACATCACCTTCTTCGACTGGCCGGTGGAGCGCGAGAAGCGCGGCACGCACAACATCGCCCAGACCGCCCTGCGCGTGAACGGCGAGACGGCTCTGAAATGGTGGAAGGATCGGTTCGGCAGCCTGAATGTCCGCAGCGATGAGATCGTGGAGCGCGATGGGCGGCTCTCCCTCGATTTCGAGGATTTCGAGGGCCAGCGCCTGAGCCTCGTCGACGATGGCGGCAAGGGCGAGTTCCATCCTTGGGAGCGCAGCCCGGTTCCGGTCGAGCACCAGATCCGCGGGCTCGGCCCGATCCGCATCAGCGTGCCGAAGCTCGAGCGCACCGCCCGGGTGCTGACGGAGGCCATGGACATGCGCGCCGCCCGCGAATACCGCATCGGCGATACACCGGTTCATGTGTTCGAGATGGGCGAGGGCGGACCTGCAGCCGAGCTGCATGTGGCGGTCGAGCCCGGCCTGTCACCGGGGCGTCCCGGCGCGGGCGGCGTGCATCACGTGGCCTTCCGCACGCCCAACGAGCAGACCTATCAGGAATGCTGGGAGAGGTTGCAATCCCTGAAGGCGCCGTCGAGCGGCCCGGTGGACCGCTATTACTTCCAGAGCCTGTATTTCCGCGAGCCGAACGGCATCCTGTTCGAGATCGCCACCGACGGTCCGGGCTTCGCCACCGACGAACCCATGGACAAGCTCGGCGAGAGCCTTGCCCTGCCGCCGTTCCTGGAGCCGCGGCGGGCCGAGATCGAAGCCGGCCTCAAGCCGCTCTAG
- a CDS encoding M20 family metallopeptidase — translation MNNDRLSLEAISRHVDAKADDYCALSDRIWAAPELAFEEHRAVAEQIAMLEREGFRIARNVGGMATAFVAEWGSGGPVVGILGEFDALPDLAQVSGVTEHKPTTGGTPGHGCGHNLLGAGSALAAVALKDALEREGIAGTVRYYGCPAEESGSGKTFMARAGLFHDLDAAFCWHPSLVNEVQTSSSLACIQAYFRFKGRAAHAAAAPHVGRSALDAVELMNVGVNYMREHMPSDARVHYATTNTGGSAPNVVQAFAESLYLVRSPHLPDAERLFERVKKIAEGAALMTETSVTVQITDATSNVLPNKALQEAMYENMRRLGPPAFDAADVAFAEKLQREALTEEEILASVKPHDLSLKSKVLHDGVLAMPAREEVMMGTTDVGDVSWIVPTVQCHTACFAIGTPFHTWQLVTQGNLPAAHKGMVLAAKAMAATAADVLRNPELVARAKAELKERNGGRDYLCPIPADVTPDDLRAKAA, via the coding sequence ATGAACAACGATCGCCTGAGCCTTGAAGCCATTTCCCGCCATGTCGATGCCAAGGCCGACGATTACTGCGCCTTGAGCGACCGCATCTGGGCCGCACCGGAGCTCGCCTTCGAGGAGCATCGTGCGGTCGCCGAGCAGATCGCCATGCTCGAGCGCGAGGGCTTCCGCATCGCCAGGAATGTGGGCGGCATGGCCACCGCCTTCGTCGCGGAATGGGGCTCGGGCGGCCCGGTGGTTGGCATCCTCGGCGAGTTCGACGCCCTGCCCGATCTCGCGCAGGTCTCCGGCGTCACCGAACATAAGCCGACCACCGGCGGAACGCCGGGCCATGGCTGCGGCCACAACCTGCTGGGAGCCGGCTCCGCCTTGGCCGCCGTCGCCCTCAAGGATGCGCTGGAGCGTGAGGGCATCGCCGGCACGGTGCGGTATTACGGCTGCCCGGCGGAGGAGAGCGGCTCCGGCAAGACCTTCATGGCCCGGGCCGGCCTGTTTCACGATCTCGATGCGGCCTTCTGCTGGCATCCGAGCCTCGTGAACGAGGTGCAGACTAGCTCGTCGCTCGCCTGCATCCAGGCCTATTTCCGCTTCAAGGGCCGCGCGGCGCATGCGGCGGCGGCGCCCCATGTGGGCCGTTCCGCGCTCGATGCGGTGGAGCTGATGAATGTGGGCGTCAACTACATGCGCGAGCACATGCCCTCCGATGCGCGCGTGCATTACGCCACCACCAATACCGGCGGCAGCGCGCCGAACGTGGTGCAGGCCTTTGCCGAATCGCTCTATCTCGTGCGTTCGCCGCATCTGCCCGATGCGGAGCGCCTGTTCGAGCGCGTGAAGAAGATCGCCGAAGGCGCCGCGCTGATGACTGAGACTTCGGTCACGGTGCAGATCACCGATGCCACCTCGAACGTGCTGCCGAACAAGGCGCTGCAGGAGGCCATGTACGAGAACATGCGCCGCCTCGGCCCGCCCGCCTTCGACGCGGCCGACGTCGCCTTCGCGGAAAAATTGCAGAGGGAGGCGCTGACCGAGGAGGAGATCTTGGCCAGCGTGAAGCCGCACGATCTGTCGCTGAAGAGCAAGGTGCTGCACGACGGCGTGCTGGCCATGCCGGCGCGGGAAGAGGTCATGATGGGCACCACCGATGTCGGCGATGTCAGCTGGATCGTACCTACGGTGCAATGCCACACGGCGTGCTTTGCCATCGGCACGCCGTTCCACACCTGGCAGCTCGTGACTCAGGGCAATCTGCCGGCCGCGCATAAGGGCATGGTGCTCGCCGCCAAGGCCATGGCTGCCACCGCGGCCGATGTCCTGCGCAATCCGGAACTCGTCGCCCGCGCCAAGGCGGAGCTGAAGGAGCGCAACGGCGGGCGCGACTATCTCTGCCCGATCCCGGCGGACGTCACGCCCGACGACCTGCGCGCGAAAGCGGCTTAA